The window ATATATGGGGTTAAAAAATGAAAAAATACCAAGAAATTTATCATGATTTAAAGGAAAAAATCCGTACAAATCTATATCCTGCAGAAACGTCCTTACCGACCGAACAACAATTGCAGGAAATCTATGGGGTTAGTCGGGACACGGTACGCAAGGCCTTGGCTATGTTGACAGAAGGAGGGCTCATCCAAAAGGTTCAGGGACGTGGTTCCATGGTCTTGAAGCAAGAGATCTTGAATTTTCCTGTTTCTGGCTTAACCTCCTATCAGGAATTGACCAACTCTCTTCAATTGTCTAGTCAGACACAGGTTGTCAGTCTAGAACAGGTGACGGTCAACAGCAGTCTGGCTAGTTTGACAGGTTTTGAACCCTATAGCAAGGTCTGGAAAGTTGTCCGTACACGTTCTATTGATGGGAAGGTTTCTGTAGTGGATACGGACTATTTGGCTGAGGAGTTGGTTCCTGAGTTGACTTTTGAGATTGCGGAGAAGTCCATCTATGAATACCTAGAAGGTCAGTTGGGCTTGGATATCGCCTATGCGCAAAAGGAAATTACGGTGGAGCCTACCAGTCGGGAAGAACGTGATTTGATGCAGTGCCAGGATGATTATTTGGTTCTCATCAAGTCCCGGGTCTATCTGGGGGATACAAGACAGTTCCAATATACAGAAAGCAAGCATAAGATTGATAAATTCCGATTTGTAGATTTTGCACGCAGAAAACATTCTTTGTAGGATATGGATTAGCAAAATCATCTATTTTATTGTATAATGGTAAGCGAGGTGTTTTATGGCAAACTTAAATCGATATAAATTTACATTTGGTGAGAAGCAATTAACCTTAACGACAGAACATGATAATCTCTTCATGGAAGAAATTGAGCGTGTTGCAACCGAAAAATATCAGGCAATCAAGGAAAAGATGCCAACGGCTGACCCTGAAACCTTGGCGCTTTTATTGGCAATCAACGCCCTCTCTGTTCAATTAACGCGTGAAATAGCTTTTGAGCAGACGGAGGCAGAGTTGGCCTCTGTAAAAGAAAAAGTATTGAAGAAAAATGTCACATTAGTTGATTTGGATGAACTTGAGGAGAAGGCATGATTTCATTAGTAATTTTGCTAATTTTGGCCTGGAGCTTCTATATTGGCTACAGTCGTGGCTTGGTCTTGCAGGCTTTCTATGGTCTATCTAGTATTTTGGCCCTGGTCATTGCAACGGCTACTTACAAGAAGTGGATAGCCTTTCTCTACCTTTGGGTGCCTTTTGCCAATGCCACTCAGGGTAGTTCGACCTATTACTTTGATGAAAACTATCTATTTGATTTGGACAAGGTATTCTATGCTGGTCTTGCCTTTCTTTTGATCTATATCCTGATCTATGGATTGGCACGTTTTGTGGGGATTTTTGTCCATCTGCTAGAGGAATTTAACCCGGATACAAGAACGACCAATCTTATTAGTGGTGCTATAGCTGTTTTGGTGACCTTTCTTTCCTTGCAGATTGTTTTGGTCTTGCTATCGACCATCCCCTTGGCAGCAATTCAAGATAGGCTCCATGGAAGTTTTCTGGCCAATTTTATGATTCAGTACACACCATTTACGAGTAGTTTTTTTAAATCTCTTTGGTTGAGTAATATTGCAGGGTAAGGGGAACCTTATCCTTTTTGACTAAGTAGGAAAATATGAATAGTAAAATTATTGAAAGCCTTGAATTTCACAAGGTTATAGGAAAAATCGAGCCCTATCTCTTGACGGAGCAGGGTTTGGAAGAATTAAGGCAGTTGGGGCCTATGGTGGAAGCCCACCGTATCCAGCAGGCCTTTGATGAGTTGACTGATATGGGACAAATCTTTGTCGAAAGTCCTTACTTTAACCTCTCAGCGACCAATGACATCAATCCAGCCATGCGCCGTTTGGAATTGGATACAGACCTAAATATCAGTGAGCTATTGGCCGTTAAGAAGGTATTGGAAGTATCTAAGTCCCTCTTGGATTTCTATGGCAATCTTGAAAATGTCAGCCTCAGTCAGTTGGACAAGCTCTTTGAGAAAATTGAGCTCTTTCCCCATCTACAAGGCTCGCTCCAGTCCATCAATGATGCTGGTTTTGTTGAGGATTTTGCTTCTGAAAAACTGGCCCGTATCCGCCGGAAAATC is drawn from Streptococcus sp. 29892 and contains these coding sequences:
- a CDS encoding CvpA family protein; protein product: MISLVILLILAWSFYIGYSRGLVLQAFYGLSSILALVIATATYKKWIAFLYLWVPFANATQGSSTYYFDENYLFDLDKVFYAGLAFLLIYILIYGLARFVGIFVHLLEEFNPDTRTTNLISGAIAVLVTFLSLQIVLVLLSTIPLAAIQDRLHGSFLANFMIQYTPFTSSFFKSLWLSNIAG
- the treR gene encoding trehalose operon repressor is translated as MKKYQEIYHDLKEKIRTNLYPAETSLPTEQQLQEIYGVSRDTVRKALAMLTEGGLIQKVQGRGSMVLKQEILNFPVSGLTSYQELTNSLQLSSQTQVVSLEQVTVNSSLASLTGFEPYSKVWKVVRTRSIDGKVSVVDTDYLAEELVPELTFEIAEKSIYEYLEGQLGLDIAYAQKEITVEPTSREERDLMQCQDDYLVLIKSRVYLGDTRQFQYTESKHKIDKFRFVDFARRKHSL